The Dethiosulfovibrio peptidovorans DSM 11002 genome has a window encoding:
- a CDS encoding TldD/PmbA family protein yields MSLKREDVEIIAFSVVERSIEGGAAMADVVYGDSVSRSVSLRDGKVENIRSSQSGGIGLRVVDSRGAQGLASVNSLDPDGISQMISWALSNCSLGEPNDSVDMSRKQPDPDESDLDLWDEEIPSLARDDRLQRCLEMHNRASDIDGRILSVRSSSWSDGYGESFYANSFGVSRWHRGTIVSAGMSLVTEDGDSMEMGGFGDEKRHLEDLDHLYIADRAVSESVRTLGGKPLPTGVYDLVLSPDAASSILYAISDMFFASSVQKNRSLLRDRLGSKVGASCLNLVDDGRLVRGIGSSAADGEGVPCEKTSLLREGRLESFLYSLEYAKKAGVSSTGNGFRGVATVPDVDLSNMYLEPDFSSPSSLIPLVSKGLYVSEFMGLHTVNSVTGEFSLGAKGSAIESGGLQGPVSGVTVAGNLIDLLMKVSSVGKDLTFFGDVGSPSLVVRDVTLAGS; encoded by the coding sequence TTGAGCCTGAAGAGGGAAGATGTAGAGATAATCGCTTTTTCCGTCGTGGAGAGGTCCATCGAAGGCGGAGCCGCCATGGCGGACGTTGTCTACGGCGATTCGGTCTCCCGTTCCGTCTCTCTCAGGGATGGAAAGGTGGAGAACATCAGAAGTTCCCAGTCCGGAGGTATAGGCCTCAGGGTGGTGGATTCGAGAGGTGCACAGGGGCTTGCCAGCGTGAACTCCCTTGATCCCGACGGTATATCCCAGATGATCTCGTGGGCTCTATCCAACTGCTCCCTGGGAGAGCCCAACGATTCGGTGGATATGTCCAGGAAACAGCCTGATCCTGACGAGTCCGATCTGGATCTATGGGATGAGGAAATTCCCTCTCTTGCCAGGGATGATCGTCTTCAGAGGTGTCTGGAGATGCATAACAGGGCTTCCGACATCGATGGTAGGATTCTGTCGGTCCGTAGTTCGTCGTGGAGCGATGGATACGGCGAATCATTCTACGCCAACTCCTTCGGTGTCTCTAGGTGGCATAGGGGAACCATCGTGTCCGCCGGTATGTCCCTCGTTACGGAGGACGGAGATTCAATGGAGATGGGGGGATTCGGAGACGAGAAGAGGCACCTTGAGGATCTGGATCATCTTTATATAGCCGATCGTGCCGTCTCTGAATCGGTTCGCACCCTAGGGGGAAAACCTCTTCCGACTGGGGTGTACGATCTCGTTCTGTCTCCCGATGCAGCCTCTTCCATCCTGTATGCCATTTCGGATATGTTTTTTGCCTCTTCGGTACAGAAGAATCGATCTCTTTTGAGAGATAGACTCGGGTCCAAGGTGGGAGCCTCCTGTCTTAATCTGGTGGACGACGGAAGGCTCGTCAGAGGCATAGGATCGTCCGCAGCGGATGGAGAGGGTGTCCCCTGCGAAAAAACCTCGCTCTTGAGGGAGGGACGGTTGGAGTCCTTTCTCTACAGCTTGGAATATGCCAAGAAGGCAGGAGTTTCCTCTACAGGGAATGGTTTCCGAGGGGTGGCTACAGTTCCGGACGTGGATTTATCGAACATGTATCTGGAGCCGGACTTTTCCTCCCCCTCCTCCTTGATTCCCCTGGTCTCGAAAGGGCTTTACGTTTCCGAGTTCATGGGCCTCCATACCGTCAACTCCGTGACGGGGGAGTTCTCTCTCGGGGCGAAGGGCTCGGCCATAGAGTCGGGGGGGCTGCAGGGCCCCGTCTCTGGGGTAACTGTAGCGGGCAATCTTATCGATCTCTTGATGAAGGTTTCCTCGGTAGGGAAGGATCTCACCTTTTTCGGAGACGTAGGTTCTCCTTCTCTGGTGGTAAGAGATGTCACGTTGGCCGGGTCCTAA
- a CDS encoding threonine aldolase family protein, which produces MKIVDFRSDTVTCPGDEMRKVIFEASVGDAGYDDDPSVNELESLAAELVGQEAALFVSSGIMGNIVSTLTHCRRGEAILVGDKAHIYRYEGGGFSAITGVLPYVLDDEAGVPSPESVKDACPIRNVHFAQPSLLCLENTHNDRGGLAVSPVEFQKTVEMGHDMGLAVHLDGARIFNAAAAWDVDVKEYTASVDSVQFCLSKGLGAPMGALLCGSEEFISRAKFARKMVGGELRQAGFMAAAGIYALKKNVDRLVKDHENASIAEGLLSSAGLTVESVPEGTRATNMIYFHLPESGPDSEELSRRCLDKGVLLNAMEPRRIRLVTHLDMDEKDLRRGLEVILEEVSNS; this is translated from the coding sequence ATGAAAATCGTCGATTTTAGAAGCGATACGGTAACCTGTCCCGGCGATGAGATGCGAAAAGTCATCTTCGAGGCGTCGGTCGGAGATGCCGGGTACGACGACGATCCGTCGGTCAACGAATTGGAGTCTTTGGCCGCGGAACTCGTAGGACAGGAGGCAGCTTTATTCGTGTCCTCCGGGATAATGGGCAATATTGTGTCCACCTTAACCCATTGTAGGAGGGGAGAGGCTATCCTAGTAGGAGACAAGGCCCATATTTACAGGTACGAAGGCGGCGGTTTTTCCGCTATAACCGGGGTATTGCCCTACGTGTTGGACGACGAAGCCGGGGTTCCCTCTCCGGAGAGCGTCAAAGACGCTTGTCCGATCAGAAACGTCCATTTTGCCCAGCCGTCCCTTCTGTGTCTGGAGAACACCCATAACGACAGAGGCGGTCTTGCGGTTTCACCGGTAGAGTTTCAGAAGACCGTCGAGATGGGCCATGATATGGGACTCGCAGTCCATCTCGATGGAGCGAGAATTTTCAACGCAGCAGCGGCATGGGACGTGGACGTGAAGGAGTATACTGCTTCGGTGGATTCGGTCCAGTTCTGTCTTTCCAAGGGGTTGGGAGCCCCTATGGGTGCTCTGCTTTGCGGGTCGGAGGAGTTTATCTCGAGGGCCAAGTTCGCCAGAAAGATGGTGGGCGGAGAGCTTCGACAGGCAGGTTTCATGGCCGCTGCCGGGATCTATGCGTTAAAGAAAAACGTCGATCGTCTCGTAAAGGACCATGAGAATGCCTCGATAGCGGAGGGGCTTCTCTCTTCCGCCGGTCTTACAGTGGAGTCCGTGCCGGAGGGAACCAGAGCGACCAACATGATATATTTCCATCTCCCCGAATCCGGCCCGGATAGCGAAGAACTTTCCCGAAGATGTCTCGATAAAGGCGTCCTCCTCAACGCTATGGAGCCCAGACGCATAAGGCTGGTTACCCATCTCGACATGGACGAGAAGGATCTTCGCCGTGGCTTAGAGGTGATTCTGGAGGAGGTTAGTAACTCTTGA
- a CDS encoding PHP domain-containing protein, with amino-acid sequence MILVDLHTHSSCSDGTVPPDKLAKLAHRSGISVVSLTDHDTVDGVPVFTRECRRLGVKSLSGVELSADYPTTMHILGYGFDLAFPELVEVLQDLRDHRERRNLEIIGRLRDVGVELTLDDVLSETHGNVVTRPHVAKAMIKKGYASSISECFQRYLKRGMPGYVSRKRLSPDMCISLIKRAGGVACLAHPIQTSQDPVELRSILKELKAMGLWGLECISRHHNSEQIFNYMRLASELELYCTAGSDFHGSNRVGVSMGVPVAEDFLPWARLGISL; translated from the coding sequence ATGATCCTCGTCGACCTTCATACCCATAGCAGCTGTTCGGATGGGACGGTCCCTCCTGATAAGCTGGCTAAACTGGCACATAGATCCGGCATTTCGGTTGTAAGTCTTACGGATCACGATACAGTCGATGGGGTCCCCGTTTTTACCAGGGAATGTCGTAGGCTGGGGGTAAAATCGCTCTCCGGGGTGGAGCTGTCTGCTGATTATCCGACTACCATGCACATATTGGGATATGGTTTCGACCTAGCTTTTCCCGAGTTGGTGGAGGTATTGCAGGACCTGAGGGATCACAGGGAGAGGCGCAATCTGGAGATCATCGGCAGGCTTCGCGATGTCGGAGTGGAGCTTACGTTGGACGATGTCCTTTCCGAGACTCACGGTAACGTTGTAACGAGGCCTCATGTGGCTAAGGCAATGATAAAAAAGGGCTATGCGTCTTCCATCTCCGAGTGTTTTCAACGATATCTCAAAAGGGGGATGCCCGGTTACGTTTCCAGAAAGAGGCTTTCTCCCGATATGTGCATTTCCTTGATAAAAAGGGCTGGCGGAGTGGCTTGCCTGGCCCATCCAATACAGACCTCCCAGGATCCGGTAGAGCTGAGGTCTATATTGAAGGAACTGAAGGCAATGGGGCTGTGGGGGCTCGAGTGCATATCCAGACATCATAATTCGGAGCAGATATTCAACTACATGAGGTTGGCCTCCGAGCTTGAATTGTACTGCACCGCCGGTTCCGATTTCCACGGTTCCAATCGAGTAGGCGTATCCATGGGCGTTCCAGTGGCCGAAGATTTTCTTCCTTGGGCACGTCTCGGAATCTCGCTTTAA
- a CDS encoding chemotaxis protein CheW, with protein MSPTQEKQKINEADMYAEGINKGEEKIILVFGLNEENFGLDVQDIREIVRVPPTITRVPNAPSHIKGVINLRGTIVPVLDVSMRIGEGSNEETSESRIIVVEYSDVLFGILVDDVKEVNTIYESQIEQVSDLDSAVDQEFMRGVAKMEDGRLIVLLDLPALFQIEGLVEDEGRE; from the coding sequence ATGAGCCCAACTCAGGAGAAGCAAAAAATCAACGAAGCGGATATGTACGCAGAGGGTATCAATAAAGGAGAGGAAAAGATAATCCTGGTTTTTGGATTGAACGAAGAGAACTTCGGTCTGGACGTCCAGGATATCAGGGAGATCGTCAGGGTTCCTCCCACCATAACCAGGGTTCCCAACGCCCCATCTCATATCAAGGGAGTTATCAACCTAAGAGGAACCATCGTGCCGGTCTTGGATGTCTCTATGCGCATCGGAGAAGGATCCAACGAGGAGACCTCCGAATCCAGGATAATAGTGGTCGAATACTCGGACGTTTTGTTCGGCATATTGGTGGACGACGTCAAAGAGGTGAACACGATTTATGAGTCTCAGATCGAGCAGGTTTCCGATCTCGATTCCGCTGTGGATCAGGAGTTCATGAGGGGAGTCGCAAAGATGGAGGACGGTCGTCTGATAGTTCTCCTGGATCTTCCCGCTCTTTTCCAGATTGAGGGACTTGTAGAGGACGAAGGTAGGGAATAG
- the yfcE gene encoding phosphodiesterase yields the protein MAKIGIISDTHGDLHSWQKASSLWGNVELVLHCGDILTHPETLASRHLAEEMSLSQVPVMISRGNCDRDCDQNLLAWPISSPYVSLFWKDRFILMGHGHRFSELRDLSRRCRPSMVVTGHTHVASLVREDGIVYLNPGSASAPRGRDPASFAIVSEDDIEIVTLEGLQLYRERW from the coding sequence ATGGCCAAGATAGGCATAATATCGGATACCCACGGTGATCTTCACTCCTGGCAGAAAGCCTCCTCTCTTTGGGGCAATGTGGAGTTGGTGTTGCATTGCGGCGATATCCTCACCCATCCCGAGACTTTGGCCAGTCGCCATCTCGCGGAGGAAATGAGCCTTTCTCAGGTTCCCGTCATGATCTCTCGCGGAAACTGCGACAGGGATTGCGATCAGAATCTTCTGGCGTGGCCGATTTCGTCTCCTTATGTCTCCCTGTTTTGGAAGGATCGATTTATCCTTATGGGACACGGACATCGATTTTCCGAGCTGAGAGATCTCTCCAGGAGGTGTCGACCTTCGATGGTGGTGACGGGACATACTCACGTTGCCTCTTTGGTCAGGGAGGATGGCATAGTATACCTGAATCCCGGATCGGCTAGCGCTCCGAGAGGAAGGGATCCGGCAAGCTTTGCGATAGTGAGCGAGGACGATATAGAGATCGTCACTCTGGAGGGTTTACAGCTATACAGGGAAAGATGGTAA
- a CDS encoding MFS transporter has protein sequence MDRKKMLRDPLVWKFRMYGFLKNLRFFEPYMLLYLIGAGLSLFQIGLLFSLREAVIYVFEIPSGVLADHWGRKKELLLCFVFYLISFALFFIGRSLPIFAGAVAFFGLGEAFRSGTHKAMIYTYLDHHGVADEKTFLYGRTRAWSLLGSALSALIAVPLALGLPAYRWLFIVAMLPYIGDLALIWSYPDWLDRDETLSEEKSERGFLSFGFRSLRSVMRDRRLMRALLSSSIYDGLFKIIKDYVQPILALVLVGTLAGDGDRALTVLLGLTYCIFHLAGSAASASIWRLRRRISSAWLMNASFDVMGMAALLLAGVSLWGSPLTVAAVFFLLYVMKDARRPIFVDLCGDLMDRDVRATVMSVDSQLRSLLAVIAAPLFGWVADGTGLPVAFAMVGLFMLASNRWLKVQSREVAVIPEIESPDGRREKSEE, from the coding sequence TTGGACAGAAAAAAGATGTTGCGAGATCCGTTGGTGTGGAAGTTCAGGATGTACGGTTTTCTCAAAAACCTGCGTTTTTTCGAGCCCTATATGCTCCTATATCTCATAGGCGCAGGATTGTCTCTCTTTCAGATAGGGCTTTTGTTCTCCCTGAGAGAGGCGGTCATATACGTTTTCGAGATACCGTCGGGGGTCCTGGCCGATCATTGGGGGAGGAAAAAGGAGCTCCTTCTCTGTTTTGTTTTTTATCTGATATCCTTCGCTCTGTTTTTCATCGGCCGATCTCTGCCGATCTTCGCCGGGGCTGTAGCCTTTTTCGGCCTTGGTGAGGCCTTCCGTTCCGGAACCCACAAGGCCATGATCTATACCTATCTGGACCACCACGGCGTGGCGGACGAGAAGACTTTTCTATACGGCAGGACCAGGGCCTGGTCGCTGCTGGGTTCGGCCCTATCTGCTCTGATAGCCGTGCCTCTGGCCCTGGGATTGCCAGCCTATAGATGGCTCTTCATAGTCGCCATGCTTCCCTATATAGGGGATCTCGCTTTGATCTGGAGCTATCCCGATTGGCTGGACAGGGACGAGACCCTATCGGAGGAAAAATCCGAGAGGGGTTTTTTGTCCTTCGGCTTCCGTTCGCTTCGATCTGTTATGAGGGATAGAAGGCTTATGAGGGCGTTGTTGAGCTCGTCCATATACGATGGCCTGTTCAAGATAATCAAGGACTACGTTCAGCCGATACTGGCCTTGGTGCTGGTGGGGACCCTGGCCGGAGACGGTGATAGGGCCCTAACCGTGTTGCTTGGCTTGACCTACTGTATATTTCATCTGGCCGGCTCCGCCGCGTCCGCTTCGATATGGAGGCTCAGGCGAAGGATCTCCTCCGCCTGGCTTATGAACGCGTCCTTCGACGTTATGGGGATGGCGGCCCTTCTTCTGGCAGGGGTCTCTCTTTGGGGATCTCCCCTGACAGTGGCGGCGGTGTTCTTTCTCCTTTACGTCATGAAGGACGCCAGGCGACCTATCTTCGTCGATCTCTGCGGCGACCTTATGGATCGAGACGTTAGAGCCACCGTAATGTCGGTGGACAGCCAGCTTCGTTCTTTACTGGCGGTGATCGCCGCTCCTCTGTTCGGATGGGTGGCGGACGGCACAGGCCTTCCGGTGGCCTTCGCCATGGTTGGTCTGTTCATGCTGGCCTCGAACAGATGGCTCAAAGTACAGAGCCGGGAGGTCGCGGTAATACCCGAGATAGAATCCCCCGACGGCAGGCGAGAGAAATCGGAAGAATGA
- a CDS encoding PHP-associated domain-containing protein, producing MIIDTHLHTIEGSPDSFLPLERAVSRAKELSMDGICITDHDTLKLAPMAEELSDRYDFLILVGAEILTYEGDLLVYGLDRLPKNKMHAPDLAELVSSVGGASAAAHPFRDNGRGMGEVMRLCPHMHGVETFNGSTKPHHNEMALETALEISSSMLGGSDSHWEDRIGLFATQFHRPVRSMTDLVNAVREGATSPVRYDEEASSWIHPEAYLRSVAFPVEQPTL from the coding sequence ATGATAATAGACACCCACCTGCACACCATCGAGGGATCGCCGGACAGCTTTTTACCTCTCGAGAGAGCGGTCAGCCGAGCAAAGGAACTTTCCATGGACGGAATCTGCATAACCGATCACGACACACTCAAACTGGCCCCTATGGCCGAAGAACTGTCCGATAGATACGACTTTCTCATATTGGTGGGAGCGGAGATACTTACCTACGAGGGAGACCTGCTCGTATATGGTCTGGACCGGCTCCCGAAGAATAAAATGCACGCCCCGGACCTGGCCGAACTGGTCTCCTCGGTCGGAGGAGCCAGCGCGGCGGCCCACCCCTTCAGGGACAACGGCAGAGGGATGGGAGAGGTGATGAGACTCTGCCCCCACATGCACGGGGTGGAGACCTTCAACGGCAGCACCAAGCCCCACCACAACGAGATGGCGCTCGAAACCGCCCTAGAGATAAGCAGCTCGATGCTGGGCGGCAGCGATTCCCACTGGGAAGACCGCATAGGCCTTTTCGCCACCCAGTTCCATCGGCCTGTACGGTCAATGACAGATCTGGTTAACGCAGTGAGGGAAGGCGCCACATCTCCGGTCCGTTACGACGAAGAAGCCTCCTCCTGGATCCATCCCGAGGCCTATCTACGATCCGTCGCGTTCCCGGTGGAACAGCCGACCCTCTGA
- a CDS encoding DUF3536 domain-containing protein, protein MSRYVCIHGHFYQPPRENPWTGVVERQETASPWHDWNERIADQCYGPCGAARLLDEEGRIFATRNCYGSMSFNVGPTLLGWLEDRRPWIYRSILEADRIGVERFEGHGPAITQVYGHAILPLASERDRRTQVMWGISDFVRRFRRRPEGMWLPEAAVDTESLEVLAGEGIKFALLAPHQALRSASDGPIDISKPYICMLPSGAKISLFFYDGELAREMAFGAALEDGRRLARRLSDRCPDRNGPALEHVAVDGETFGHHHRFGEMALAACLDELDRLPDLDLTVYGRFLEICPPESEVEIVERSSWSCVHGVERWRSDCGCSDGGHPQWHQRWRAPMRGALESLQREVDELFQEKGASLFSDPWAVRDRSERLYSKLSPLDRIAFLVDEAGRELSSEEESLGLSLLEMERCSMLMFSSCGWFFDDICRIEAIQVLRYASKVLALTERLGKSGLRKPFLEALEKAPSNVPELGNGSRIFSFFVEPASMDLPRVGAHVALYRLFDLDPGETEFPLISVKDGTVCRCSSDGEERFFGQLTVRSELTGRSMELLTLAVWWGGRRILCGALPITEGADPEVLMERVRFASNCDDRSVLGSIFGHRLYSLRHLFRDSRDRVTDEIKSRCEETLALAVKDVVLRDENLLLLDGGESIPLRSAAKIFVDYRLNRELSMKRPSYGDLLDLLGRSRRWGVQLDRERLEKTIRSRTVFLAMELEWNSVETDVVLEDMSGILDLMDRADVKVDLWPFQKALLELKERTEKVDVGLLQRVGCSTGNATDRR, encoded by the coding sequence GTGAGCCGTTACGTCTGCATACATGGACATTTCTATCAGCCGCCGAGGGAAAATCCATGGACCGGAGTGGTGGAGCGTCAGGAGACGGCCTCTCCCTGGCACGACTGGAACGAGAGGATCGCAGATCAGTGTTACGGTCCCTGCGGGGCCGCCAGGTTGTTGGACGAAGAGGGGCGAATATTCGCTACCAGGAACTGCTACGGTTCCATGAGTTTCAACGTCGGCCCCACACTGCTCGGTTGGCTCGAGGACCGTCGTCCTTGGATATACCGTTCCATATTGGAGGCGGATCGCATCGGTGTCGAGAGGTTCGAGGGGCACGGCCCTGCCATCACCCAGGTCTACGGTCACGCGATCCTTCCCCTAGCCTCCGAAAGGGACAGACGTACCCAGGTAATGTGGGGGATATCCGATTTCGTCCGTCGTTTCCGTCGGCGTCCCGAGGGTATGTGGCTTCCCGAGGCGGCGGTGGATACGGAGTCTCTCGAGGTTTTGGCAGGTGAGGGGATTAAATTCGCCCTGTTGGCACCCCATCAAGCCTTGCGTTCGGCTTCGGATGGACCTATAGATATCTCGAAACCCTACATATGCATGCTACCGAGTGGCGCGAAGATCTCTCTGTTTTTCTACGACGGAGAGCTAGCCCGGGAGATGGCTTTCGGTGCCGCCCTGGAGGACGGTCGAAGGTTGGCTCGAAGGTTGTCGGATCGTTGTCCCGATCGGAACGGTCCTGCCCTTGAGCATGTCGCCGTGGACGGAGAGACCTTCGGTCATCATCATCGCTTCGGCGAGATGGCTCTGGCCGCCTGTCTGGACGAGCTGGATCGTCTTCCCGACTTGGATTTGACGGTGTACGGTCGTTTTTTGGAGATATGTCCTCCGGAAAGCGAGGTCGAGATAGTCGAAAGGTCTTCGTGGAGCTGCGTCCACGGGGTGGAGCGTTGGCGTTCCGACTGCGGCTGTTCCGACGGCGGACACCCTCAGTGGCACCAGCGTTGGAGGGCACCTATGAGGGGTGCTCTGGAAAGCCTACAGAGGGAGGTAGACGAGCTGTTCCAGGAAAAAGGGGCGTCTCTTTTCTCCGATCCCTGGGCGGTTCGGGATAGATCGGAAAGGCTGTATTCGAAGCTATCTCCCTTGGACAGGATAGCCTTTCTTGTAGATGAGGCGGGCAGGGAGCTGTCTTCCGAGGAGGAGTCTCTGGGGCTGTCCCTTCTTGAGATGGAGCGTTGTTCCATGTTGATGTTCTCCAGCTGTGGCTGGTTTTTCGACGATATCTGTCGGATAGAGGCGATCCAGGTGTTGCGGTACGCCTCCAAAGTGTTGGCTCTGACCGAGAGATTAGGAAAATCAGGACTTCGCAAGCCTTTCCTGGAGGCCTTGGAAAAGGCCCCTAGCAACGTCCCTGAGCTGGGAAACGGCAGCAGGATATTCTCCTTTTTCGTGGAGCCCGCCTCAATGGATCTGCCGAGAGTCGGTGCTCACGTCGCTCTTTACCGGCTTTTCGACCTTGATCCCGGAGAGACCGAGTTCCCCTTGATCTCGGTGAAGGACGGAACGGTGTGCAGATGTTCATCCGACGGGGAGGAACGGTTTTTCGGCCAGCTGACCGTTCGATCCGAATTGACCGGCAGGTCCATGGAGCTGCTTACCCTGGCGGTTTGGTGGGGAGGACGCAGGATCCTGTGCGGAGCTTTGCCCATAACGGAGGGAGCCGACCCCGAGGTTCTGATGGAACGTGTGAGGTTCGCCTCGAACTGTGACGATCGATCCGTTTTGGGGAGCATCTTCGGCCACAGGCTCTACTCGTTGCGTCACCTGTTCCGGGATAGCCGGGACAGGGTGACCGATGAGATAAAGAGTCGCTGCGAGGAAACTCTTGCTCTGGCGGTGAAGGATGTGGTCCTTAGGGACGAGAACCTCCTTTTGCTGGACGGAGGAGAGTCCATTCCCCTTCGTTCCGCCGCCAAGATCTTTGTAGATTATCGGTTGAACCGCGAGTTGTCCATGAAGAGGCCTTCCTACGGGGATTTGCTTGACTTGCTTGGAAGGTCTCGTCGGTGGGGTGTCCAGTTGGACAGGGAGCGGCTGGAGAAAACGATCAGGTCGAGGACGGTCTTTCTGGCTATGGAGCTGGAGTGGAACTCGGTGGAGACCGACGTAGTGCTTGAGGATATGTCAGGCATTCTGGATCTTATGGATCGTGCCGACGTCAAGGTAGATCTGTGGCCCTTTCAGAAAGCCCTGTTGGAGCTGAAGGAAAGGACCGAAAAAGTGGATGTTGGTTTGCTTCAGAGGGTCGGCTGTTCCACCGGGAACGCGACGGATCGTAGATAG
- the glgB gene encoding 1,4-alpha-glucan branching protein GlgB, whose product MADSRLSDYDVFLFRQGRHYRLYERLGSFPEEDGTCFALWAPNAREVSVLCDSNGWTPGIAPLNLREDGSGIWEGTVSGISIGDLYKYGIKTDSGEWLQKGDPMARRWETPPRSASMVWNVDHEWTDREWMESRGKRLPLDGPWSVYEIHLGSWKRRDGSFLSYREIAPLLADHVVQAGFTAVEFLPVMEHPFYGSWGYQVLGYFAPSGRYGSPEDLMYLVDYLHSRGIAVILDWVPSHFPSDAHGLARFDGTALYEHPDSRRGYHPQWTSCIFDYGRHEVRSFLISSAVFWLDMYHADGLRVDGVASMLYLDYCRERGEWEPNRYGGRENLEAVSFLRELNSEISRSFPDVVTVAEESTDWPRVTGPAHLGGLGFSMKWDMGWMHDTLSYFSRDPIHRPWHHEEITFGLWYAFSERFVLPVSHDEVVYGKRSLLSKMPGDQWRKKANLRLLLALMFVHPGKKLLFMGCEIGQWREWDHEVELDWALLDDPSHRGILRLVSDLNRLYREEEALSRDFDPDGFRWIDCSDRGQSVFAMMRPSGPRPVVGVFNCTPIPRTGYRIGLPSGGRWLELCNTDSNDYGGSGVGNMGGVSADEVACHGMSFSVEMVLPPLGAVILAPETSLSDGRR is encoded by the coding sequence ATGGCCGATTCACGGTTAAGCGATTACGACGTTTTTCTCTTTCGACAGGGACGGCACTACCGTCTTTACGAACGTCTCGGTTCTTTCCCTGAGGAGGACGGCACCTGCTTTGCTCTCTGGGCGCCGAACGCTCGGGAGGTCTCGGTTCTGTGCGATTCCAACGGCTGGACTCCCGGTATCGCCCCTCTCAATCTCAGGGAGGACGGCAGCGGTATCTGGGAGGGGACCGTCTCGGGGATCTCCATCGGGGATCTGTATAAATACGGCATAAAGACCGACTCCGGCGAGTGGCTCCAGAAAGGGGATCCTATGGCCCGTCGTTGGGAGACTCCCCCCAGGAGCGCCTCCATGGTGTGGAACGTCGATCACGAGTGGACCGATCGGGAATGGATGGAGAGCAGAGGAAAGCGGCTTCCCCTGGACGGCCCTTGGTCGGTCTACGAGATCCACCTGGGGTCGTGGAAGAGGCGGGACGGATCCTTTCTGTCCTACAGAGAGATCGCTCCCCTGTTGGCCGATCATGTCGTCCAGGCCGGGTTTACCGCGGTGGAGTTTCTTCCGGTTATGGAACATCCTTTCTACGGTTCCTGGGGATACCAGGTGTTGGGCTATTTCGCTCCCTCCGGGAGATACGGTTCTCCTGAGGATCTCATGTATCTCGTCGATTACCTCCACAGCAGAGGGATCGCCGTCATTTTGGACTGGGTTCCCTCTCATTTCCCCTCCGACGCTCACGGTCTGGCCCGTTTCGACGGAACCGCTCTGTACGAGCATCCCGATTCCAGGAGGGGATATCATCCTCAGTGGACGAGCTGCATTTTCGACTACGGAAGACACGAGGTCCGTTCGTTTCTGATAAGCAGCGCCGTGTTTTGGCTGGATATGTACCACGCCGACGGGCTGAGGGTTGACGGAGTGGCATCCATGCTCTATCTGGACTACTGTAGGGAGAGAGGGGAGTGGGAGCCCAATCGGTATGGAGGAAGGGAGAATCTTGAGGCGGTATCATTTCTCCGGGAGCTGAACTCCGAGATATCCAGGAGCTTCCCCGACGTTGTCACGGTAGCGGAGGAGTCCACCGACTGGCCCAGGGTGACCGGTCCCGCCCATCTGGGCGGCCTGGGGTTTTCCATGAAGTGGGATATGGGGTGGATGCACGACACTCTGTCTTACTTTTCTCGAGATCCGATCCATAGACCCTGGCATCATGAGGAGATAACTTTCGGTCTCTGGTACGCTTTTTCCGAGAGATTCGTCCTCCCTGTATCCCACGATGAGGTGGTCTACGGAAAAAGATCGCTTCTGTCCAAGATGCCCGGAGACCAATGGAGGAAGAAGGCCAATCTCAGGCTTCTGCTAGCCCTGATGTTCGTTCATCCGGGAAAGAAGCTGCTTTTCATGGGCTGCGAGATAGGTCAGTGGCGTGAATGGGACCACGAGGTGGAGCTGGACTGGGCCCTTCTGGACGATCCGAGTCACAGGGGAATTCTTCGTCTGGTGTCGGATCTCAACCGTCTCTACCGAGAGGAGGAGGCGCTTAGCAGGGATTTCGACCCCGACGGTTTCAGATGGATAGACTGTTCCGATAGGGGGCAGAGCGTTTTTGCCATGATGAGACCATCTGGTCCAAGACCGGTGGTAGGGGTTTTCAACTGCACGCCCATCCCCAGGACGGGCTACAGGATAGGGTTGCCGTCAGGAGGCCGGTGGCTGGAGTTGTGTAACACCGATTCGAACGATTACGGAGGAAGCGGCGTCGGAAATATGGGCGGGGTATCGGCAGATGAGGTCGCTTGTCACGGTATGAGCTTCTCTGTGGAGATGGTCCTGCCACCGCTCGGGGCGGTCATACTGGCGCCGGAGACGAGTTTGTCCGACGGGAGGAGGTAG